CCCAGCACCCGGCCGCGGCGGCCCTGGAGGTCGGAGAGGATGTCGCCCATCTTGTCCTGAGGAACGATGATCTTGAGCTTGTAGATGGGCTCGAGCAGGGTGGGTCCTGCGGCCTCGGCCACTTTCTTGAAGGCCAGCGAGGCGGCGATCTGGAAGGAGAGGTCGGAGGAGTCCACCGAGTGGTGGGAGCCGTCGTAGACCGCGGCGCGGAAGCCGATCACCGGGAAGCCGGCGAGAACGCCCTTCTTGGCGGCCTCCTTGATGCCCTTTTCCACGGCCTCCTTGTACTTGGTGGGGATGACGCCGCCGGTGATCTCCCAGACGAACTCGTAGTCCTCGGCGGGCTCGAGCCGCAGCCAGACGTCGCCGTACTGACCGTGACCGCCGGTCTGCTTCTTGTGCTTGCCCTGGCCCTCGGCCTTGCGCCGGATCGTCTCGCGGTAGGGGATCTTGGGCAGCTTCAGTTCGACGTCCACTCCGTAGTCGTGCAGCCGCTCCTTGGCCACCTCGAGGTGCATGTCGCCCATGCCCCAAAGCAGCATCTCCCCGGTCTCCTCGTTGCGCTCGAGCCGCAGGCTGGGGTCCTCCTCGAGGAGCTTGTTCACCGCCTCGCCCAGTTTGGCCTCGTCGCCCTTGCCCTTGGGCACGATGGCCATGAAAGTGGTGGGCTCGGGCAGCTTGGTCATCGGCACCTCTTCGGGTTCCTCGGCCCACAGCGCCATGGTGCGGTGCAGGTTGTCGGCCTTGGGCAGCGCCAGGATGTAGCCGGCCTCGGCCCGGTCCACCTCGAGCAGCTCGTTGCCCCGGGGGACGTAGAGCTTGTTGAACTTGACCGGCCCCTTTTCCGACTGCAGCACGTCGCCGGGCTTCAGCTCACCGCGGTAGAGGCGGATGTAAGCGACCTTGCCCACGAAGGGTTCGACCTGGACCTTGAAGACCTTGCCCAGCGGCGGCCCTTCGCCCCAGCGCTCGGTGGGGGAGGGGAGGGCCTGCAGGAAGATGTCGAGCAGCGGCTCCACGCCGATCAGCGTCTCGCCCGAGGCGATGGCGACCGGGTAGACGAGCCCCTGGCGCACGGCCTCGTGGAAGGCCTTGGCCACCTGTTCGGGGGCGGGTTCCTCGCCCTCCTCCAGGTACTGCTCGAGCAGGTTTTCGTCGGTCTCCACGATGGCTTCGATCGCCTGTTCGCGGTACGTCCCCACCTGCTCGGCCAGCTCGGCCGGAACCTCGACTTCCTGGTACTTCTCGCCGTCGTACCGCAGCGCCTTGTTGCGCAGGACGTCGAGCAGGCCGACCCAGTTCGACCCCTCCGTCCAGGGCAGGTGGACCGGGACGATGCTGCCCAGCGTCGAGCGCAGGTCTTCGAGCAGCTGGAAGAAGTCGCCCCCCTTGTCGAGCTTGGTCACCACGACCATGCGCGGCAGTTCCAGCCGCTCGGCCACCGTCCAGGCGCGCTCGGTTCCGATCTGTACGCCGTCGGGGGCGCTCACGGTGACCACCGCGGCGTCGGCCGCGGTCAACGCCCCGCGGATGCTGGCGATGAAGTCGAGGTAGCCGGGGGTGTCGAGCACGAAAAACTTGTGCCCCTTCCAGTCCAGGGGCAGCACCGCCGTACGTACGCTGATGCCGTGGGCCTTTTCCTCTGGGGTGTAGTCCGAGGTCGTGGTGCCCTCGGACACGCTCCCCCTCCGCTCCTTGGCCCCGGTGAGGTAGAGGAGCGCCTCGCCCAGGGTCGTCTTTCCGCTGCCGGAGTGTCCGGCGAAGGCGATGGTACGGATCACGTTCGTCCTCCTTTCGTTGCCTCCCTACGTGCACCAAGTATACGACGCGTGCGAGCGGGGTTTTCTTCGGCCAAACGTCCCCGCTGGTAGGCTGGGGGCATGCGGCTGTGCGTGCGGAAGGGGGCCTGGCGGGCGATGTGGGACGACGCCCGCGCGCGCGCGCCGGAGGAGGCCGTCGGCCTGCTCGTGGGGCGGCGGGGGTGCGCCCAGGCGGCCTGGCCCCTCGCCAACGCGAGCCCCCACCCGCTCGTGCATTACCTCGCGGAGCCGGGCGAACTGCTCGCGGCGCTGCGGCGCGCCGACGCCGAGGGGCTCGAGGTCTGCGCCCTCTACCACAGCCACCCCGCCGGACCGCCGCGCCCCAGCGAGCGCGACCGTGCGGAGGCCACCTGGCGCGTGCCCTACGTTATCCTGGGGCTGCCGGAGGGGCGCGCCCGCGCCTACCTCCTGCCCGAGGGAGAAGAGGTGGAGATTCGTGTGGAGCCGTGAAGAACTCGATCGCTACGCCCGGCACATGATCCTGCCGGAGGTGGGGCCCGAGGGGCAGGCGCGCCTGAAGGCCGCCTCGGTGCTCGTGGTGGGCGCCGGGGGGTTGGGCTCGCCCCTGCTCATGTACCTCGCGGCGGCGGGCGTGGGGCGCATCGGCATCGTCGAGGACGACGTCGTCGACCTCAGCAACCTGCAGCGGCAGGTCCTCTACGCCACCCCCGACGTGGGGCGGCCCAAGGCCGAGGTCGCCGCCGCACGGCTCGCCGACCTCAACCCCCACGTCACCGTGGAGGTCCACGCCCAGCGCCTCACCTCGGAGAACGCCCTGGCCCTCTTCGCCGACTACGACCTCGTCGTCGACGCCAGCGACAACTTCCCCACGCGCTACCTGGCGAGCGACGCGGCCGTGTTCGCGGACAAACCCCTGGTCTACGGGGCGATCCACCGTTTCGAGGGCCAGGTCTCGGTCTTCCACCACCAGGGCGGCCCCTGTTACCGCTGCCTCTTCCCCAAACCGCCCAAGCCGGGCAGCGTGCCCAGCTGCGCCCAGGCGGGCGTCTTCGGGGTGCTGCCCGGGGTGATCGGCAGCCTGATGGCCACCGAGGTGCTCAAGCTGCTGCTGGGGATCGGCCGCCCGCTTTCGGGCCGGCTGCTCCTCTACGACGGGCTCGAGGTCGAGTTCCGCGAGCTCAAGGTGGAGCGCGATCCGAACTGCCCGGTCTGCGGCGACCACCCCACGCAGAAGGGCCTGATCGACTACGAAGCGTTCTGCGGCGTTCCTCGGTAGCTTGCCCTAAGGCCGCGGATGGGGACGTTGCTACCCCGCGGGGCCGCGTCCCCGATGCTAGACTTGTGGATGAACAGCCGGCGCAAAGTCTGCACGCCGGGCTCGGAAAGGAGTTCGATATGGCAGAGGCTGAAATCGCACGGGGATTGGAAGGCGTCGTCTTCACCGAGACCGAGCTCTCGTTCATCGACGGCCAGAACGGCAGGCTCTACTACCTGGGCTACCCCATCCAGGAGCTCGCGGAGCACAGCAGCTTCGAGGAGGTCTCCTACCTGCTGCTGCACAAGCGACTACCCACGGCCGACGAGCTGGCGGTCTTCAAGGAGAAACTGGTCAAGAACCGCAGCATCGCGGTCGAGAAGGTGGCCTCGTTCGCCGACTACCCGCGCACGGCCCACCCCATGGCCTCGCTGCGCACCGCCATCAGCGAACTCGGCCTCTTCGACCCCACCGAGGAGGACACCTCCTTCGAGAGCCTCTACGAGAAGAGCGTCAGCCTGATCTCCAAGTTCGCCACCGTCACCGCGGCGATCAAGCGCCTGCGTGAGGGGCACATGCCCATCGAGCCCGACCCCGAGCTCTCGCACGCGGCGAACTTCTACTACATGCTCAACGGCAAGCGCCCCAGCCCCGAGCAGGAAAAGCTGCTCGACGTGGCGCTGATCCTGCACGCCGAGCACGGCATGAACGCCTCCACCTTCACCGCCCTGGCCGTGCACTCGACCGCCTCGGACATCTACTCCTCGATCGTGGCGGCGGTGGGCGCCCTCAAGGGCCCGCGCCACGGCGGCGCCAACGAGCAGGTCATGAAGATGGTGCAGGAGATCGGCAAGCCCGAGGCCGCCCGCGGCTGGGTCCAGGGCAAGCTGGCCAACAAGGAGCGCATCATGGGCATGGGCCACCGCGTCTACAAGGCGCTCGACCCGCGCGCCGTCATCCTCAAGAAGTACGCCGAGATCGTGGCCAAGGCCCACGGCAAGTCCACCGAGTACGAGATCCTCACCATCGTCGAGGAAGAGGCGGGCAAGGTGCTCAACCCGCGCGGCATCTACCCCAACGTCGACTTCTACTCGGGCGTTGTCTACTCCGACCTGGGCATCCCCACCGAGTTCTTCACCCCCGTCTTCGCGGTGGCGCGGATCTCGGGCTGGACCGCCCACATCCTCGAATACGCGCGCATGGACAACCGCCTGCTCCGCCCCAAGGCCAAGTTCGTGGGCGAGCTCGACCGCAAGTACGTGCCCATCGATCAGCGCTGATCCGTCGCCTGCAAGCGCCGCCGGCCCGGGCCGGCGGCGCTCTTTCTTGCGCTCAGCGGATCGCGTCCAGCGCCTGCAGCACCGCCCGGGCGTCGCGGAAGCGCGCCTGCGGGTCCTTGGCGACCATCCGACCCAGGACCGCGCCCAGCTGGGTGTCGGGCTCGAGCCCGGCGGCCGCGGGAAGGGGGGCGTGGAGGTGGCTTTCCATCACGACCTGAGGGGTGCCCACGTAGGGCAGCTCCCCGGTCAGCCCCCAGTAGAGGATCACCCCGGCGGCGTAGACGTCGGTCGCCGGGGTCACGTTCTCGCCGCGGACCTGCTCGGGGGCGATGTAAGCGATCGTGCCCAGGCGCAGCCGCTGGGTGGCCTCGCGCTTGGGTCCGGAGAGGTCGAAGTCGATCAGCCGGGCGTGCCCCCGGGCGTCGACGATGACGTTCTCGGGCTTGACGTCGCGGTGGACGTAGCCCCGCTCGTGCATGTGCCCGAGCGCCGCGAGCAGCTGCCGAAAGACGGTCAGGAACTCCCCCGGCGCCGGGGGCTCTTCCGAGAGCCGGCGGCCGGGCGCGTAGGCGAGGAGGACCGCGGGGTGGGCGTCGATGTCGAGCCGCTGCAGCACCGGGTTGACGTTGGGGTGCTCGAGGGCGCGCCCCACCTGCCATTCGCGGTCGGCGCGCGCTTCGTACCCCTCGGGAAAGACTTTGACGGCGAAAGGGCGGCCCTCCCGGTCGAACGCCAGGTAGACCGTCGCCAACGCGCCGCGCGCGATGGGGCGGACGACCCGGTACTCGCCCAACAGCACCCGTCCAGGGATACCCACAACCCAACTATAACGTGCCCGTAAGGGCCTCACCCGGTTCACGCCGGCGGCGGTAGAGTGGGTTCGTGCAAGCTGCGAACCGCCCCGAATTCCAAGAAGGCCGGACGTTGAAACGCGGGATCGCCCTGGCGGGGGGCGCCGCCCGCGGCTTCGCCCACATCGGCGCGCTCAAGGCGGTCGAGGAGTCGGGCCTGCCGGTGAGCGCGGTGGCCGGCA
This genomic stretch from Oceanithermus profundus DSM 14977 harbors:
- a CDS encoding Mov34/MPN/PAD-1 family protein; the protein is MRLCVRKGAWRAMWDDARARAPEEAVGLLVGRRGCAQAAWPLANASPHPLVHYLAEPGELLAALRRADAEGLEVCALYHSHPAGPPRPSERDRAEATWRVPYVILGLPEGRARAYLLPEGEEVEIRVEP
- a CDS encoding HesA/MoeB/ThiF family protein, yielding MWSREELDRYARHMILPEVGPEGQARLKAASVLVVGAGGLGSPLLMYLAAAGVGRIGIVEDDVVDLSNLQRQVLYATPDVGRPKAEVAAARLADLNPHVTVEVHAQRLTSENALALFADYDLVVDASDNFPTRYLASDAAVFADKPLVYGAIHRFEGQVSVFHHQGGPCYRCLFPKPPKPGSVPSCAQAGVFGVLPGVIGSLMATEVLKLLLGIGRPLSGRLLLYDGLEVEFRELKVERDPNCPVCGDHPTQKGLIDYEAFCGVPR
- a CDS encoding citrate synthase/methylcitrate synthase, whose protein sequence is MAEAEIARGLEGVVFTETELSFIDGQNGRLYYLGYPIQELAEHSSFEEVSYLLLHKRLPTADELAVFKEKLVKNRSIAVEKVASFADYPRTAHPMASLRTAISELGLFDPTEEDTSFESLYEKSVSLISKFATVTAAIKRLREGHMPIEPDPELSHAANFYYMLNGKRPSPEQEKLLDVALILHAEHGMNASTFTALAVHSTASDIYSSIVAAVGALKGPRHGGANEQVMKMVQEIGKPEAARGWVQGKLANKERIMGMGHRVYKALDPRAVILKKYAEIVAKAHGKSTEYEILTIVEEEAGKVLNPRGIYPNVDFYSGVVYSDLGIPTEFFTPVFAVARISGWTAHILEYARMDNRLLRPKAKFVGELDRKYVPIDQR
- a CDS encoding serine/threonine-protein kinase produces the protein MGIPGRVLLGEYRVVRPIARGALATVYLAFDREGRPFAVKVFPEGYEARADREWQVGRALEHPNVNPVLQRLDIDAHPAVLLAYAPGRRLSEEPPAPGEFLTVFRQLLAALGHMHERGYVHRDVKPENVIVDARGHARLIDFDLSGPKREATQRLRLGTIAYIAPEQVRGENVTPATDVYAAGVILYWGLTGELPYVGTPQVVMESHLHAPLPAAAGLEPDTQLGAVLGRMVAKDPQARFRDARAVLQALDAIR